One Cuculus canorus isolate bCucCan1 chromosome 2, bCucCan1.pri, whole genome shotgun sequence genomic region harbors:
- the SS18 gene encoding protein SSXT isoform X3 has product MLHTNLVYLATIADSNQNMQSLLPAPPTQNMPMGPGGMSQSGPPPPPRSHNMSSDGMVGGGPPAPHMQNQMNGQMPGPNHMPMQGPGPNQLNMTNSSMNMPSSSHGSMGGYNHSVPSSQSMPVQNQMTMSQGQPMGNYGPRPNMNMQPNQGPMMHQQPPSQQYNMPQAGGQHYQGQQPPMGMMGQVNQGNHMMGQRQIPPYRPPQQGPPQQYSGQEDYYGDQYSHGGQGPPEGMNQQYYPDGHNDYGYQQPSYPEQGYDRPYEDSSQHYYEGGNSQYGQQQDAYQGPPQQQGYPPQQQQYPGQQGYPGQQQGYGPSQSGPGPQYPNYPQGQGQQYGGYRPTQPGPPQPPQQRPYGYDQGQYGNYQQ; this is encoded by the exons CCACCCACACAGAATATGCCTATGGGTCCGGGAGGGATGAGTCAGAGCGGCCCTCCCCCACCTCCGCGCTCGCACAACATGTCTTCAGATGGTATGGTAGGTGGGGGCCCTCCTGCACCACACATGCAGAACCAGATGAACGGCCAGATGCCTG gacCTAACCATATGCCTATGCAAGGACCTGGACCTAACCAACTCAATATGACAAACAGTTCCATGAACATGCCTTCAAGTAGCCATGGATCAATGGGTGGCTATAATCACTCGGTGCCATCCTCGCAGAGTATGCCAGTGCAGAATCAGATGACTATGAGCCAGGGACAGCCGATGGGCAACTATGGTCCCAGACCAAACATGAACATGCAACCAAACCAAG gTCCAATGATGCACCAGCAGCCTCCCTCCCAGCAATACAACATGCCACAAGCAGGTGGCCAGCATTACCAGGGGCAGCAGCCACCTATGGGAATGATGGGCCAGGTTAACCAAGGAAATCACATGATGGGGCAGAGACAGATTCCTCCATACAGGCCGCCACAGCAAG GCCCACCACAGCAGTACTCAGGCCAGGAAGACTATTATGGGGACCAATACAGTCATGGTGGACAAGGTCCTCCAGAAGGCATGAACCAGCAATATTACCCTGATG GTCATAATGATTACGGTTATCAGCAACCGTCGTATCCTGAACAAGGCTACGATAGGCCTTATGAGGATTCCTCACAACATTACTACGAAGGAG GAAACTCGCAATATGGTCAGCAGCAAGATGCCTATCAAGGACCACCCCAACAGCAGGGTTATCCACCACAACAGCAGCAATATCCAGGCCAACAAGGCTATCCAGGACAACAGCAGGGTTATG GTCCCTCCCAGAGTGGTCCAGGACCTCAGTATCCTAATTATCCACAAGGACAAGGCCAGCAGTATGGGGGATACCGACCCACACAGCCTGGGCCACCACAGCCACCACAGCAGAGGCCTTATGGATATGACCAG gGTCAGTATGGAAACTACCAACAGTGA